Genomic window (Gammaproteobacteria bacterium):
CTTCGGAGTCAAGGGCGGCGCCGCCGGCGGCGGTTATGCGCAGGTGGTGCCGATGGAAGACATCAACCTGCATTTCACCGGTGATTTCCACGCCATCGGCGCCGCGCACAACCTGCTCTCCGCGATGATCGACAACCACATCAATCACGGCAATGAATTGAGAATAGACCCGCGCCTGATCCAGTGGAAACGGGTCGTGGACATGAACGACCGGGCGCTGCGCAAAATTGTCATCGGACTGGGCGGCACGGCCAACGGATTCGTCAGGGAGGACGGTTACGACATCGTGGTGGCCTCCGAGATCATGGCGATTTTGTGCCTGGCGACTTCATTGAAAGACCTCAAGGAGCGCCTGGGCCGCATTGTCATCGGTTATACCCAGGGCGACAAAAGACCGGTGTACGCGCGGGATCTGAAGGCGCACGGCGCCATGGCCACGGTGCTGAAGGACGCCATCAAGCCCAACCTGGTGCAGACATTGGAGAACAATCCGGCCTTCATTCACGGCGGACCGTTCGCCAACATCGCTCACGGCTGCAACAGCGTCACCGCCACCAAGACTGCGCTCAAGCTCGCCGACTATTGCGTCACCGAGGCCGGTTTCGGCGCCGATCTGGGCGCCGAGAAGTTCATCGACATCAAATGCCGCATGGCGGGCCTCAACCCCTCCGCAGTGGTGCTGGTCGCGACCATCCGCGCGCTCAAATTTCATGGCGGCGTGAAAAAGGAGGACCTCAACAAGGAAAATCTCGAGGCACTGGCGAAAGGCATGGTCAACATCGAAAAGCACCTCACCAACATCCGCGATCACTACGGCCTGCCATGCGTGGTTTCGGTGAATCACTTCACCTTCGACACCGAGGCCGAGATCAAACTGCTCAAGGAGCGGATCGAATCGCTCGGCGGCCGTTTCGTTCTTGCCAAGCACTGGGCGCACGGCGGCGCCGGCGCCGAGGATCTGGCGCATGCGGTCGTCGATGTCATCGACAAGTCGAAGAAAAAATACACCTTTGTCTACGAGGACAACCTGCCGCTCACCGACAAGATCAAGGCCATCGCCACCAAGATCTACGGCGCCGGCCAGGTGACCTTTACTGATGCCGTGAGGAAGCAGTTGGACGAATGGAACAAGGACTATGGTCACTTCCCGGTATGCATGGCCAAGACACAGATGTCGTTCACCGCCGATCCGAACGTGCGCGGCGCGCCGACCGGCCATACCCTCAACGTGCGCGAAGTGCGGCTGTCGAACGGCGCCGGTTTTGTGGTCGCCATCTGCGGCGACATGATGACCATGCCCGGCCTGCCCAAGGTACCCGCCGCCGAAAAGATCGACATCGACGAACACGGCAACATCGTCGGCCTTTTTTAGCGTCATGTGACACCGCCGTTAAGACAGTATTCATCATCTTGATGACATCATTAAAATGTTGAAGGACGCGCAACGGTGGACACAGTTACAGTGTGATTCGATCTGATTACATATTCGAATTTGTCGCGCAGTGAGAGTAGTGTGGTATCTGTTCTTTATCCCAATAGAAGGAGAACTGTCATGGGCTATACCGCACGCAAGATGAATTACTGTTATGTCACTGTATCCAATCGCGCCGGTTCCGCGGCAGGCATCTTAAAGGCGCTGAAAAGCGCGGGCATCAGTCTGACCGCCTTCTCCGGCTTTCCCGCGAGCGGTGGCAAGGCACAGGTGGATTTGATCGCCGAGCGGCTCGGCGGCATACGGCAGCTTGCCAGACAGCACGGCTGGAAATTGAGCAGGCCGAAAAAAGGATTTCTGATCCAGGGCACGGATGAGATTGGCGCCATTGAAAGGCCCATCTCCAAACTCGCGGCGGCAAAAATCAATGTCATTGCCGCCGATGCCGTTGCCGCGGGCCGGGGCCGCTATGGCATGATCCTGTGGGTCAAGCGCAGGGATTATGGACGGGCCGCCAAGGCCATCGGTGCACACTGACGCTACCGACCAATTCCGTTTTCATACCTGACCGGTGCGCGGAAATTCCGGTACGAGATGCCCGTTGCGCGCCGTTCTGGCCTGGCGCGGGAGAAACAAGCCCACCCTTGCTCCGATCGCATCAAGCACTGTTTCATTGCCGAGCCCTGCCAACCATACCCACTGGGAGCCCGTCCGCATGAATCTGCCCGAGCTTTTTCCCGTCACCCGTCCGCTGATCGCCGCTGCCACGCGTCCAATGATCATCGGCGGCCTGGGCACCGCGGTTCCGCCCCATCGCCACAGGCAGACGGACTGCTACGAGGCACTGAAGCAAACCAGCGCCTACGACCGGCTCCAATCGCGTTCACAAGCGCTACTGCGCAAATTGCTGGCCGGCAGCAACGGCATCCACAGCCGCGCCCTGGCCCTTGAGCAGATCGCGCAAGTGGATAAGTTCAATCCCGATACCTTGCAACAGCATTACGAACGCCACGCCCCGCAGCTGGGCATGGAAGCCGGGCGAAAAGCGCTGGCGGACGCAGTGATTGATGCCCGCGCCATTGATGCCGTCCTCGTCAGCACCTGCACCGGTTATCTGTGTCCGGGTTTATCGTCATATCTGATCGAGGGACTGGGACTGCGATCAGATGTGATCGCATTGGACCTGGTCGGCAACGGCTGCGGCGCGGCCCTGCCCAATCTACACATGGCCCAGTCCCTGCTGGCCGCGGGTGGGTGTGAACGGGTGTTATCCGTGTGCGTCGAAGTATGCACCGCCGCTTTTTATCTTGATGACGATCCGGGCGTATTGATCAGCGCCTGCCTGTTCGGCGACGGCGCCGCCGCCGCCGTGCTGGGCACGGAGCCGCCCGCTGACGGCAGGCGGCGAATTGCATGGAGAGCCTTCGGTTCGGAGATTGATCCCTCACGGCGCGATCTGCTGCGCTTCGAACAACGCCAGGGCATGCTCCGCAATATCCTGACCCCGCCCGTGCCGCGCCTGGCCGCGGAATATGCGGAACGCGTGCTCGACCGGGTGCTGGATGAACAAGACTTGCGCCGTGCCGATATTCAGGCCTGGATATGGCATGCCGGCGGCCGCGACGTCCTCGCCGCCCTGCGCGAGCGCTTGGACCTGGACGACGACGCCACGCGCTGGAGTGCGGAAGTTTTGAGCGAATACGGCAACATGAGCAGTCCGAGCGTGCTGTTTGCCCTCGACAAGGCCCTGATCGGCGGCGCCGCGCCGGGCGCATGGTGGCTGTCCAGTTTCGGGGCCGGCTTCAGTTGCTATGGCGCGC
Coding sequences:
- a CDS encoding formate--tetrahydrofolate ligase, with product MKSDIEIAQKATMKPIIELAKSKLGIDGKFLEPYGHYKAKLSLDYLHEIEKRPDGKLILVTAISPTPAGEGKTTTTVGLGDALNKIGRKAIICLREPSLGPVFGVKGGAAGGGYAQVVPMEDINLHFTGDFHAIGAAHNLLSAMIDNHINHGNELRIDPRLIQWKRVVDMNDRALRKIVIGLGGTANGFVREDGYDIVVASEIMAILCLATSLKDLKERLGRIVIGYTQGDKRPVYARDLKAHGAMATVLKDAIKPNLVQTLENNPAFIHGGPFANIAHGCNSVTATKTALKLADYCVTEAGFGADLGAEKFIDIKCRMAGLNPSAVVLVATIRALKFHGGVKKEDLNKENLEALAKGMVNIEKHLTNIRDHYGLPCVVSVNHFTFDTEAEIKLLKERIESLGGRFVLAKHWAHGGAGAEDLAHAVVDVIDKSKKKYTFVYEDNLPLTDKIKAIATKIYGAGQVTFTDAVRKQLDEWNKDYGHFPVCMAKTQMSFTADPNVRGAPTGHTLNVREVRLSNGAGFVVAICGDMMTMPGLPKVPAAEKIDIDEHGNIVGLF
- a CDS encoding 3-oxoacyl-[acyl-carrier-protein] synthase III C-terminal domain-containing protein, which gives rise to MNLPELFPVTRPLIAAATRPMIIGGLGTAVPPHRHRQTDCYEALKQTSAYDRLQSRSQALLRKLLAGSNGIHSRALALEQIAQVDKFNPDTLQQHYERHAPQLGMEAGRKALADAVIDARAIDAVLVSTCTGYLCPGLSSYLIEGLGLRSDVIALDLVGNGCGAALPNLHMAQSLLAAGGCERVLSVCVEVCTAAFYLDDDPGVLISACLFGDGAAAAVLGTEPPADGRRRIAWRAFGSEIDPSRRDLLRFEQRQGMLRNILTPPVPRLAAEYAERVLDRVLDEQDLRRADIQAWIWHAGGRDVLAALRERLDLDDDATRWSAEVLSEYGNMSSPSVLFALDKALIGGAAPGAWWLSSFGAGFSCYGALLQVS